One Yimella lutea DNA window includes the following coding sequences:
- a CDS encoding heavy metal translocating P-type ATPase — protein sequence MTTDQDVRKADANGDLRDVELDITGMTCSSCAARIEKKLNRVDGVSASVNYATEKALVRAPRPITVDDLIGVVKKTGYGASERTHDTQDHMNHEVAPAEVLKRRLMIVWPLVLPVILLSMVPAFQFTGWQWVALALTTPVVLWGALPFHRAAWTNAKHGASTMDTLVSLGTLAAYLWSVWAMVFGDAGELGLKHHFELLMHPEHASSAIYLEAAAGVSAFLLTGRYLEARAKHSSAEALRALAELGAKDVAVLHDKTEQRIPLSQLRVDDHFVVRPGEKVATDGVVEMGRSSIDTSAMTGESVPVDVSIGDDVTGATVNVSGRLVVRATRVGSDTALAGIARMVEQAQTGKANAQRLADKVSSIFVPIVLAVALVTFIGWWTIGGSLATAFTALVAVLVIACPCALGLATPTALLVGTGRGASLGILIRGPQALETSRGIDTVVLDKTGTLTTGEMSVVDVHGGRAVLRAAAAVEAGSQHPIAQAIVRAQEPPMPEVDDFETVDGFGVRGTVRGVPVVVGQEKLLTDSGMPLSDELVAEVDRARDGGGTVVVVGWEGAARGFVKVADQPKETAAQAVSAFKALELRPVLLTGDHESVAQSVAAELGIDEVIAQVTPADKAEQIRHLQEQGRKVAMVGDGVNDAAALAQADLGIAMGTGTDAAMQAADITIMSGDPRKVATAVELSRSTLRTIYGNLTWAFGYNVAAIPLAMSGRMSPMVAGLAMAFSSLFVVGNSLRLKGFRPTHGGD from the coding sequence ATGACCACAGATCAGGACGTCCGGAAGGCCGACGCGAACGGCGATCTGCGGGATGTCGAGCTCGACATCACCGGAATGACGTGTTCGTCGTGCGCGGCGCGCATCGAGAAGAAGCTCAACCGGGTCGACGGTGTGAGCGCCTCGGTGAACTACGCGACTGAGAAGGCGCTGGTGCGGGCGCCGCGCCCGATCACGGTCGATGACCTGATCGGGGTCGTGAAGAAGACCGGCTACGGCGCGTCTGAGCGCACGCACGATACGCAAGACCACATGAATCACGAGGTTGCACCTGCCGAGGTGCTCAAGCGTCGCTTGATGATCGTCTGGCCACTCGTCCTGCCCGTGATCCTGTTGTCGATGGTGCCGGCGTTCCAGTTCACCGGCTGGCAGTGGGTCGCTCTGGCACTCACCACGCCGGTCGTGCTCTGGGGCGCACTGCCGTTCCACCGCGCCGCCTGGACCAACGCCAAGCACGGCGCCTCCACCATGGACACCCTCGTCAGTCTCGGCACGCTGGCCGCGTACCTCTGGTCGGTTTGGGCCATGGTCTTCGGCGACGCCGGCGAACTCGGCCTCAAGCACCACTTCGAGCTCCTCATGCATCCCGAGCACGCATCGAGTGCGATCTACCTCGAAGCTGCGGCGGGTGTCTCGGCATTCCTGCTGACCGGCCGTTACCTCGAGGCCCGGGCCAAGCACTCGTCAGCCGAGGCACTGCGGGCCCTCGCCGAACTCGGCGCCAAGGATGTCGCTGTCCTGCACGACAAGACTGAGCAACGAATCCCGTTGTCGCAGCTCAGAGTCGACGATCACTTCGTCGTCCGACCGGGTGAGAAGGTCGCCACCGACGGCGTCGTCGAGATGGGCAGGTCGAGCATCGACACGTCCGCCATGACCGGTGAGTCGGTGCCGGTCGACGTCAGCATCGGCGATGACGTCACCGGCGCAACGGTCAATGTGAGCGGCCGTCTCGTCGTTCGCGCCACCCGCGTGGGCTCCGACACCGCGCTGGCCGGGATCGCTCGCATGGTGGAGCAGGCGCAGACCGGCAAAGCCAACGCGCAGCGGCTGGCCGACAAGGTGTCGAGCATCTTCGTGCCGATCGTGCTCGCTGTCGCACTGGTCACCTTCATCGGCTGGTGGACTATCGGCGGGTCGCTCGCAACCGCTTTCACCGCCCTGGTCGCCGTACTCGTCATCGCCTGCCCGTGCGCGCTCGGTCTCGCCACTCCGACAGCGTTGTTGGTCGGCACCGGTCGAGGGGCCTCGCTGGGCATCCTGATCCGCGGTCCGCAGGCACTGGAGACCTCCCGCGGCATCGACACCGTCGTGCTGGACAAGACGGGCACGCTCACCACGGGTGAGATGTCGGTCGTCGACGTCCACGGCGGCAGGGCAGTGCTTCGTGCCGCTGCCGCGGTCGAAGCGGGTTCGCAGCACCCGATCGCGCAGGCCATCGTGCGTGCGCAGGAGCCGCCGATGCCCGAGGTCGACGACTTCGAGACGGTCGACGGTTTCGGAGTTCGTGGCACCGTCCGCGGGGTGCCGGTGGTCGTCGGACAGGAGAAGCTGCTCACCGACTCAGGGATGCCGCTCTCGGACGAACTCGTCGCCGAAGTCGACCGGGCCCGGGACGGCGGTGGCACCGTCGTCGTCGTGGGCTGGGAGGGTGCGGCTCGCGGCTTCGTTAAAGTAGCCGACCAGCCCAAGGAGACTGCGGCGCAGGCCGTTTCGGCGTTCAAGGCGCTGGAGTTGCGTCCGGTGCTGCTGACCGGTGATCACGAGTCGGTGGCGCAGTCCGTTGCCGCGGAACTCGGCATCGACGAGGTCATCGCGCAGGTCACTCCTGCCGACAAGGCCGAGCAGATCCGGCACCTGCAGGAACAGGGACGCAAGGTCGCGATGGTGGGCGACGGGGTGAACGATGCCGCGGCGCTGGCCCAGGCCGATCTCGGTATCGCGATGGGCACCGGCACGGACGCCGCCATGCAGGCCGCCGACATCACGATCATGAGCGGTGACCCGCGCAAGGTCGCGACCGCCGTCGAGTTGTCGCGCAGCACGCTGCGGACGATCTACGGCAACCTGACCTGGGCGTTCGGCTACAACGTCGCGGCGATCCCGCTGGCGATGTCGGGTCGGATGAGCCCGATGGTCGCCGGTCTCGCGATGGCGTTCTCGTCCCTGTTCGTCGTCGGTAACTCGTTGCGTCTCAAGGGTTTCCGTCCGACCCACGGCGGCGACTGA
- a CDS encoding RNA polymerase sigma factor, with translation MTADQDDVQQLAVQLREGSREALAEIYRLWSPLVHTIAYRSLGNRADAEDVTQQVFVSAWNSRHTLRPDPAAFPAWLVGITRHRVADRMASRARESRLVHQVAGREPDATPDEMQRTIDRVVVTDAVDELGEPRRTVLLLAFREDLTHEAIATKVDLPLGTVKSHIRRGLQQLRTRLQEVGHAASE, from the coding sequence GTGACCGCGGACCAGGACGACGTGCAGCAGCTCGCCGTGCAGTTGCGGGAAGGGTCCCGGGAGGCGCTCGCGGAGATCTACCGACTCTGGAGCCCGCTGGTCCACACCATCGCCTACCGGTCGCTCGGCAACCGCGCGGACGCCGAGGACGTCACCCAACAGGTGTTCGTCTCCGCGTGGAACAGCCGGCACACGCTGCGACCCGATCCGGCGGCATTCCCCGCGTGGCTGGTCGGAATCACCCGACACCGGGTCGCAGACCGGATGGCGTCGCGGGCTCGGGAGTCACGTCTGGTCCACCAGGTTGCCGGCCGCGAACCCGACGCGACGCCCGATGAGATGCAACGAACGATCGACCGCGTCGTCGTCACCGACGCCGTCGACGAACTCGGCGAACCACGCCGTACCGTTCTCCTGTTGGCCTTCCGGGAAGACCTGACCCACGAGGCGATCGCGACCAAGGTCGACCTCCCGCTCGGCACCGTGAAGAGCCATATCCGACGCGGCCTGCAACAGTTGCGCACCCGACTTCAGGAGGTGGGTCATGCAGCATCCGAATGA
- a CDS encoding DUF4397 domain-containing protein, with protein sequence MKLAKVLAGGVLATGTLALAPAAAHASAAAPDGAKPAMVSVLHGVPGVTVDVYANGKELLPNFAPGTLTDPVSLPAGSYDLKVVAPGAGADGKAVIEANDVAVPAGANITVVAHLDADGKPTLTPFVNDTSALAAGKARLTVRHTAAAPAVDVRANGTPAFKGLVNPKEAMADLAAGTVSADVVLAGTSTVAIGPADVPLKAGSNTIVYAWGSAADKNLKLAVQTIDGLGGMPGGVPAGNGGQAATDQGASGAAIALGAGVAGGFALLATRRRVKTERA encoded by the coding sequence ATGAAGCTCGCCAAAGTCCTCGCCGGAGGCGTCCTGGCCACCGGAACACTCGCGCTTGCCCCGGCCGCTGCCCACGCGTCCGCCGCGGCGCCCGACGGCGCGAAGCCGGCCATGGTGTCGGTGCTTCACGGAGTTCCCGGTGTCACGGTCGACGTCTACGCCAACGGCAAGGAACTGCTGCCGAACTTCGCGCCGGGCACGTTGACCGACCCGGTGTCGTTGCCGGCCGGTTCCTACGACCTGAAGGTGGTCGCCCCGGGTGCCGGAGCAGACGGCAAGGCCGTCATCGAGGCGAACGACGTGGCCGTGCCCGCCGGCGCGAACATCACCGTGGTGGCTCACCTCGACGCCGACGGCAAGCCGACGCTCACCCCGTTCGTCAACGACACTTCGGCCCTGGCCGCCGGCAAGGCGCGCCTGACCGTTCGTCACACTGCTGCGGCCCCGGCCGTCGACGTGCGCGCCAACGGCACCCCCGCGTTCAAGGGTCTGGTGAACCCGAAGGAGGCGATGGCCGACCTCGCCGCCGGCACCGTCTCCGCGGACGTCGTCCTGGCCGGCACTTCGACCGTCGCCATCGGGCCGGCCGACGTGCCGCTCAAGGCGGGCTCGAACACGATCGTCTACGCCTGGGGCAGCGCCGCCGACAAGAACCTGAAGCTCGCAGTACAGACCATCGACGGACTCGGCGGGATGCCCGGGGGCGTCCCCGCAGGCAACGGTGGACAGGCAGCGACGGACCAGGGTGCGTCCGGTGCTGCGATCGCTCTCGGCGCAGGAGTCGCAGGCGGCTTTGCGCTGCTCGCCACCCGTCGCCGTGTGAAGACCGAACGCGCGTGA
- a CDS encoding aminoglycoside adenylyltransferase domain-containing protein: MSTPQLPSDVRATAERAVRLIDERLPGYLDGMYLHGSLCWGEYFDDSDIDFVATTTRRPNETDIAKLQQNHRDLPDHFDGFYLPTTQLAEDPSVLPVHPGVLHGKFTVAHHCDANQVTWQELAERGITVHGPDAGELDIFTSDTVLELNTRTNLEGYWLPRLQGLVDTPDAGIAPREAAWSVLGVLRLHHALTQHAITSKSGAGRWGLEAMDERHRPVIEHALAWREEGRDDGAFADDAARQSVTVDLLSDVLGQHDLHPTDTP, from the coding sequence ATGTCTACCCCGCAGCTGCCGTCGGACGTCCGAGCGACCGCCGAGCGGGCGGTGCGACTCATCGACGAGCGCCTGCCGGGCTACCTGGACGGGATGTACCTGCACGGGTCGCTGTGCTGGGGCGAGTACTTCGACGACAGCGACATCGACTTCGTCGCCACCACGACCCGGCGCCCGAACGAGACCGACATCGCCAAACTGCAGCAGAACCACCGCGACCTGCCCGACCACTTCGACGGCTTCTACCTGCCGACCACCCAGCTCGCCGAGGACCCGTCCGTCCTGCCGGTGCACCCGGGCGTGCTGCACGGCAAGTTCACCGTGGCCCATCACTGCGACGCCAACCAGGTGACCTGGCAGGAACTGGCCGAGCGCGGCATCACCGTGCACGGCCCGGACGCCGGCGAACTCGACATCTTCACCAGCGACACAGTGCTCGAGCTGAACACCCGGACCAATCTCGAGGGCTACTGGTTGCCACGGCTGCAGGGGCTGGTCGACACCCCGGACGCCGGGATTGCCCCGCGCGAAGCGGCGTGGAGCGTGCTGGGAGTACTCCGGCTGCACCACGCGCTGACCCAGCACGCGATCACGTCCAAGTCGGGTGCCGGACGCTGGGGACTGGAGGCGATGGACGAGCGCCACCGCCCGGTCATCGAGCACGCCTTGGCGTGGCGGGAGGAGGGCCGGGACGACGGCGCCTTCGCCGACGATGCCGCCCGGCAGAGCGTCACCGTCGACCTGCTGTCAGACGTCCTGGGTCAGCACGACCTGCACCCGACCGACACTCCCTGA
- a CDS encoding thioesterase family protein: MSLDPHSDAYYRRIDENTFMPTLHAQGAWQDAEQHMAPISALMTYMLEAHEPRDDMQIGRITWEILGMIPAAESHIEVVTLRPGRTIELLEATLTIGGRVIIRARAWRLSVQDTTARIGNELPAMDGPQNAAPMDPTKEWPGGYIASLEMRQLPGGRDGRRSVWIRTRPTLVEGERATPVAALVTRVDTANGVATRFRPTELMFPNVELSLHLIRTPRPGWVGLDTAVTFGPTGLGLTSTTVHDEDGPVGKVEQCLTVREFPDQKPAG, from the coding sequence GTGAGCCTCGATCCGCACTCCGACGCCTACTACCGGCGCATCGACGAGAACACCTTCATGCCCACTCTGCACGCCCAGGGTGCCTGGCAGGACGCCGAGCAGCACATGGCCCCGATCAGCGCGTTGATGACCTACATGCTCGAGGCGCACGAGCCTCGCGACGACATGCAGATCGGCCGCATCACCTGGGAGATCCTCGGCATGATCCCGGCCGCGGAGTCGCACATCGAGGTGGTCACGCTGCGCCCGGGACGCACCATCGAACTGCTCGAAGCCACCCTCACGATCGGCGGCCGCGTGATCATCCGCGCCCGCGCCTGGCGGCTTTCGGTGCAGGACACCACCGCTCGCATCGGCAACGAACTCCCCGCGATGGACGGTCCGCAGAACGCGGCTCCCATGGACCCGACGAAGGAGTGGCCCGGTGGCTACATCGCCTCGCTCGAGATGCGACAACTGCCCGGTGGGCGCGACGGACGCCGGTCGGTCTGGATCCGCACGCGTCCGACGCTGGTCGAAGGCGAGCGGGCCACTCCGGTGGCCGCTCTCGTCACCCGCGTCGACACGGCCAACGGAGTTGCGACGAGATTCCGCCCGACCGAACTGATGTTCCCGAACGTCGAGTTGTCACTGCACCTGATCCGGACGCCACGACCCGGCTGGGTCGGTCTGGACACGGCGGTCACCTTCGGACCGACCGGCCTCGGCCTCACCTCGACGACGGTCCACGACGAGGACGGCCCGGTCGGCAAGGTCGAGCAGTGCCTGACCGTGCGCGAGTTCCCGGATCAGAAGCCGGCCGGGTAG
- a CDS encoding aspartate/glutamate racemase family protein: MSSSTQTIGLIGGLSWESTAEYYRLANETVHSRLGGLHSARVLLSSLDFAQIQQLQDARDWEALGSVLGGEAKRLEAAGATMILLCSNPLHVVADRIDDAVDVPLIHIADTAGAAAKNAGMKEVGLLGTAFTMNETFYTERLERQGLTVHTPAQGAVGEINRIIYDELCVGIVNEKSRRYFRSVMQDLADRGAEGIILGATEIELLVTAMDADVPIFPTTRLHVKAALDEAR, encoded by the coding sequence ATGTCCTCCTCGACGCAGACCATCGGCCTCATCGGCGGACTCTCCTGGGAGTCGACCGCCGAGTACTACCGCCTCGCCAACGAGACCGTGCACAGCAGGCTCGGCGGCCTGCACTCGGCACGCGTCCTGCTCAGCAGCCTCGACTTCGCGCAGATCCAGCAACTCCAGGATGCCCGCGACTGGGAGGCCCTGGGCTCCGTGCTCGGCGGCGAGGCCAAGCGCCTCGAAGCCGCCGGGGCCACGATGATCCTGCTGTGTTCCAACCCGTTGCACGTGGTCGCCGACCGCATCGACGACGCAGTCGACGTGCCGCTGATCCATATCGCCGACACCGCCGGCGCGGCGGCGAAGAACGCCGGAATGAAGGAGGTCGGCCTGCTCGGCACCGCGTTCACGATGAACGAGACGTTCTACACCGAGCGCCTGGAACGTCAGGGCCTGACCGTCCACACGCCCGCGCAGGGAGCGGTCGGTGAGATCAACCGGATCATCTACGACGAGTTGTGCGTCGGCATCGTCAACGAGAAATCGCGCCGCTACTTCCGGTCGGTCATGCAGGACCTCGCCGACCGCGGCGCCGAGGGAATCATCCTGGGCGCCACCGAGATCGAGTTGCTCGTGACCGCCATGGACGCCGACGTGCCGATCTTCCCGACGACCCGCCTGCACGTCAAGGCCGCGCTGGACGAGGCTCGTTAG
- a CDS encoding N-acetylglucosamine-6-phosphate deacetylase, which produces MTELIDIHCHGALGHEFGADVKGSRAAAGYHRSQGVSQLVASLVSGTAETMEHSVRVLAPLVAEGTLLGIHLEGPFLSDARRGAHDPTALRDADRALIEQLAAVAESAGTPNALRQMTFAPERGDTRGLIGVLVDHGITPAIGHTDADAATVTAAIDHVVERSGHPALITHLFNGMPPMHHRAGGPVAAALAAAGRGDVFVELIADGVHVAPEVVRMVFETLGPEAIVLVSDSMAATGLSDGPYRIGTLDVRVEGGTARLVQGGSIAGSTSTLADCVRWAIDVAGLPEADVLTAASVTPRRALRL; this is translated from the coding sequence ATGACCGAACTCATCGACATCCACTGTCACGGCGCACTCGGTCATGAGTTCGGCGCAGACGTGAAGGGAAGTCGCGCCGCCGCCGGCTACCACCGGTCGCAAGGGGTCTCGCAGCTTGTCGCCAGCCTCGTCTCCGGCACGGCAGAGACGATGGAGCACTCGGTGCGCGTGCTCGCCCCGCTCGTCGCCGAAGGCACGTTGCTCGGCATCCACCTCGAAGGCCCCTTCCTGTCGGACGCGCGGCGCGGCGCTCACGACCCGACCGCTCTGCGCGATGCCGACCGCGCGTTGATCGAGCAACTCGCGGCCGTCGCGGAGAGCGCCGGAACGCCGAATGCGTTGCGCCAGATGACGTTCGCTCCCGAACGCGGTGACACCCGAGGTTTGATCGGGGTGCTGGTCGACCACGGCATCACGCCCGCGATCGGCCATACGGATGCCGACGCCGCCACCGTGACGGCTGCGATCGATCACGTGGTCGAAAGGTCGGGACACCCGGCATTGATCACGCATCTGTTCAACGGCATGCCGCCGATGCACCACCGCGCCGGTGGCCCGGTGGCGGCCGCGCTCGCAGCAGCGGGCCGCGGAGACGTGTTCGTAGAACTGATCGCCGACGGCGTCCACGTCGCACCCGAGGTGGTTCGGATGGTCTTCGAGACCCTCGGTCCCGAGGCGATCGTGCTGGTCTCGGACTCGATGGCCGCGACCGGGCTCAGCGACGGTCCCTACCGGATCGGCACGCTCGACGTGCGGGTGGAGGGTGGCACTGCCCGCCTCGTGCAGGGGGGTTCGATCGCCGGCAGCACCTCGACGCTGGCTGACTGTGTCCGTTGGGCGATCGACGTGGCGGGTCTACCTGAAGCCGACGTGCTCACCGCGGCGTCCGTGACCCCACGCCGAGCGCTCCGGCTCTGA
- a CDS encoding anti-sigma factor, whose translation MQHPNDDVLIEIALSHGNHPDAAHLDTCAECRRAVEEFVRAIDATASGPDRLEPASDDVWQRVLAEIDAPVELRTRSQGSAELQPTAPAAPKPRNRRRTLLAVAAALLIGAGIGRLTAGVSDEPTVATTTLARTPLSTLGDAPEELGEADLTRSGSTTQVRIAMNSLPSKGQIVEAWLINKDGRRMISIGFVHGTEPQQFVIDPRLLDEGYVIVDVSREPLDGDPKHSGDSIVRGTLPI comes from the coding sequence ATGCAGCATCCGAATGACGACGTCCTGATCGAGATCGCGTTGTCGCACGGCAACCACCCCGATGCGGCACACCTCGACACCTGCGCCGAATGCCGCCGTGCCGTCGAGGAGTTCGTCCGCGCGATCGACGCGACAGCGTCCGGTCCGGATCGGTTGGAGCCTGCGAGCGACGACGTCTGGCAGCGCGTACTGGCTGAGATCGACGCGCCGGTCGAGCTGCGCACCCGATCTCAGGGATCGGCCGAACTGCAGCCCACCGCGCCTGCTGCGCCCAAGCCACGCAATCGGCGGCGCACCCTGCTCGCGGTCGCGGCTGCGCTGCTGATCGGCGCAGGGATCGGGCGGCTCACCGCAGGAGTATCGGACGAGCCCACGGTCGCGACCACCACGCTGGCTCGGACACCCCTGTCCACGCTGGGTGATGCCCCGGAGGAACTCGGGGAGGCCGACCTGACCCGCAGCGGTTCGACGACCCAGGTGCGGATCGCCATGAACTCGTTGCCGTCGAAGGGGCAGATCGTCGAGGCGTGGCTGATCAACAAGGACGGCCGGCGGATGATCAGCATCGGCTTCGTGCACGGCACCGAGCCGCAGCAGTTCGTCATCGACCCGCGGCTGCTGGACGAGGGCTACGTGATCGTCGATGTATCGCGCGAGCCGCTGGACGGCGACCCGAAACACTCCGGCGACAGCATCGTTCGCGGCACGCTGCCCATCTGA
- a CDS encoding class F sortase: MPARLGRVAAVLAATLLGGAVAAAVDQAGTPTAGDGSVLAALASSTPAPSGTLGSPRSPTTGLPTPVRRAADPTFATTGSRPLVVTVGSIGLRSTVRPVGVDQDGLMQIPTDVTTAGWYRHGSSPGEGAGATVLAAHVDTATSGKGPWAALTRVRIGSEVVVQTSAGAVRYRTTSVNRIRKSGLDTANLFSSTGPERLHLVTCGGRFDPSTGHYDQNVVVVAQRISTS; encoded by the coding sequence ATGCCTGCCCGCTTGGGACGGGTGGCGGCCGTACTGGCTGCCACCCTCCTGGGCGGTGCCGTCGCCGCGGCGGTCGATCAGGCCGGCACCCCTACAGCCGGGGACGGGTCGGTGCTCGCCGCGCTCGCGTCGTCCACTCCTGCACCGTCCGGAACCTTGGGTTCTCCTCGGTCACCGACGACGGGACTGCCCACGCCTGTTCGGCGTGCGGCCGACCCGACCTTCGCGACGACGGGCAGCCGGCCGCTGGTGGTGACAGTCGGTTCGATCGGGCTGCGGTCGACGGTACGACCGGTCGGTGTCGACCAGGACGGACTCATGCAGATCCCGACTGACGTGACCACGGCCGGGTGGTACCGCCACGGCTCGTCGCCCGGGGAAGGCGCCGGCGCCACGGTGCTGGCCGCTCATGTCGACACGGCCACCTCCGGCAAGGGTCCGTGGGCGGCGCTGACACGGGTTCGGATCGGCAGCGAAGTCGTCGTGCAGACCAGCGCCGGCGCTGTCCGTTATCGCACGACGTCGGTCAACCGCATCCGCAAGAGCGGGCTCGACACCGCGAACCTCTTTTCCTCGACCGGGCCCGAGAGATTGCACCTGGTGACGTGTGGCGGCCGGTTCGACCCCTCGACCGGGCACTACGACCAGAACGTTGTGGTTGTCGCACAACGGATATCGACGTCGTGA
- a CDS encoding protein kinase domain-containing protein yields MDAAAATRVGNRYGLRTRIAGGGMGEVWRAHDEVLDRPVAVKMLHAGLSDDPDFLERFRTEARNAAKLSHANIAQVHDYGEDDGSAYLVMELVEGDPLSSIIRARAPLSPADTVALLVQAATALDAAHVKGIVHRDVKPANIVVTPDGTAKLTDFGIARALGSAGMTRAGEVLGTPQYLPPEAALGHEVGPFSDVYSLAVVAFEMLTGAWPFRADTAVGLAMAHIQQPVPPLPAGVPQPVSEVVHRGLAKEPEQRYASAKDFAAALQQALAAIPPAALDEDITEVSTVVIRCTEPEPDPSEPVPVPVPGAGASDDTVHPDALSGATVLAPGQNSALPGTVVEVHATVGAGVGEPVDPMAFEVDGNGQALAESSFVFFNNPVSASGAVTLRDNGIRIDLTELPDDCRAVNVALSDDHPLGEQQLAVKVQIGDAALELDTTVLTEEKAVVLLRVYRRDGLWKMRNVMAGWVDGIEPLVRAFGIEIED; encoded by the coding sequence ATGGACGCAGCGGCAGCGACCAGGGTCGGCAACCGTTACGGTTTGCGTACCCGTATCGCCGGAGGCGGCATGGGCGAGGTCTGGCGGGCACACGACGAGGTCCTCGACCGTCCGGTCGCGGTGAAGATGCTGCACGCCGGTTTGAGCGACGATCCTGACTTCCTCGAACGTTTCCGTACCGAGGCACGCAACGCCGCGAAGCTGTCCCACGCAAACATCGCCCAGGTCCACGACTACGGCGAGGACGACGGATCCGCGTACCTGGTCATGGAACTCGTCGAGGGCGATCCGTTGTCGTCGATCATCCGGGCGCGAGCTCCGCTGTCACCGGCCGACACCGTCGCACTCCTCGTTCAAGCTGCGACCGCGCTCGACGCGGCCCACGTCAAGGGCATCGTCCACCGCGATGTGAAGCCCGCGAACATCGTCGTGACGCCCGACGGCACCGCCAAGCTCACCGATTTCGGCATCGCCCGCGCACTCGGCTCGGCCGGAATGACCAGGGCGGGCGAGGTGCTCGGCACCCCGCAGTACCTGCCGCCAGAAGCTGCCCTCGGTCACGAGGTCGGGCCCTTCTCCGACGTCTACTCGCTCGCGGTCGTCGCCTTCGAGATGCTCACCGGTGCCTGGCCGTTCAGGGCCGACACCGCGGTCGGCTTGGCCATGGCACACATCCAGCAGCCGGTGCCGCCCCTGCCGGCGGGTGTCCCGCAGCCTGTGAGCGAGGTCGTCCATCGTGGTCTGGCCAAGGAGCCCGAACAGCGGTACGCATCCGCGAAGGACTTCGCCGCCGCGCTGCAGCAGGCGCTTGCGGCGATCCCGCCGGCGGCCCTGGACGAGGACATCACCGAGGTCTCGACGGTGGTGATTCGCTGCACTGAACCGGAACCTGACCCGTCCGAGCCCGTACCCGTGCCCGTGCCCGGGGCTGGGGCTTCCGACGACACCGTTCATCCGGACGCGTTGTCCGGCGCGACCGTCCTCGCGCCCGGGCAGAACTCCGCGCTCCCGGGCACCGTCGTCGAGGTGCACGCGACAGTCGGCGCCGGTGTCGGCGAACCGGTCGACCCGATGGCCTTCGAGGTCGACGGCAACGGTCAGGCGCTTGCTGAATCCTCGTTCGTCTTCTTCAACAATCCTGTCTCGGCGTCCGGGGCGGTGACCTTGCGGGACAACGGAATTCGGATCGATCTGACCGAACTCCCGGACGATTGCCGCGCGGTCAACGTCGCTCTGTCGGACGACCACCCGCTCGGCGAACAGCAGCTCGCGGTCAAGGTGCAGATCGGTGATGCTGCGCTGGAACTCGACACGACGGTGCTGACAGAGGAGAAGGCGGTCGTGTTGCTGCGGGTCTACCGCCGGGACGGCCTGTGGAAGATGCGCAACGTGATGGCCGGTTGGGTCGACGGCATCGAACCGCTGGTCCGCGCCTTCGGGATCGAGATCGAGGACTAA